DNA from Asanoa sp. WMMD1127:
GCCCAGCTCATGCGGCTGCGGGAGCTGCGGAAGCGCGACGGTTGACCGACGGTGCACCCGTTCGGGCAGACTTTCGGCGTTCGCTCGTCGGCGATCGGTGCGATGGGCTTACGGTTCGGCGGGTGGGGGATCTTCTTGCCGAATACCGCAGTGCGGCCGGCCCGCTGCCCGGGCAGCACCGGCTCTGGCGACTGACCGGCCCGGGACTGTCCGATCTGGATGCTCCGGTGACCGAGCCGCTGCCCGTGCCCGGCCGCTCCGAGCTGCTCGTGCGGCACGACGCCGTCGGCGTGTGCCATTCCGACGTCACGATCGCGCGGCTCGGCCTGGACCACCCGCGTATCCACCGCTTCCCGGTCGTCCCGGGCCACGAGGTGAGCCTCACGGTGGCCGCCGTCGGAACCGACCTGCGCGACGCGTACGCCCCGGGTGATCGCTTCGTCGTCCCGGCCACCATGGCCGAGCGCGCCTACGGCTGCGACATCCCCGGCGGTCTCGCCCAGTATGCCGTCCTGGGGCAGGAGCTGACACCCTGGCTCCTGCCGCTGCGCCCCACCACGGGGTACGCCGAGGCGGCGCTGGCCGAGCCGTGGGCCTGCGTCGAGGCGTCTTACGCCGCGTCCTATCGCACCACCTGGCGTCCCGGCGGCACGGTCTGGCTGACCGGTGACGGCGCCGGGGTCGCGCTCGGTGCGGCCGCCGCGTGGCGCCCCGGGCGGGTGCACCTCGACGTGCACGACGCCGCCTTCGCCGCGCAGGTGACCGACTGGGCGCGGGCGGCCGGCGTCGAGATCGTCGCGGGGCCGCCGGAGTCCGCGGACGACGCGGTGGTTCTGGGCCCGGAACCCGCGCTGGTCGAACGGGCGCTGGCCGTGCTGGCGCCGCACGGGACCTGCGCGCTGGTCACCACCCAGCCGCTGCCTCGCCC
Protein-coding regions in this window:
- a CDS encoding alcohol dehydrogenase catalytic domain-containing protein gives rise to the protein MGDLLAEYRSAAGPLPGQHRLWRLTGPGLSDLDAPVTEPLPVPGRSELLVRHDAVGVCHSDVTIARLGLDHPRIHRFPVVPGHEVSLTVAAVGTDLRDAYAPGDRFVVPATMAERAYGCDIPGGLAQYAVLGQELTPWLLPLRPTTGYAEAALAEPWACVEASYAASYRTTWRPGGTVWLTGDGAGVALGAAAAWRPGRVHLDVHDAAFAAQVTDWARAAGVEIVAGPPESADDAVVLGPEPALVERALAVLAPHGTCALVTTQPLPRPVQVDVGRLHHDGLALFGTAGGDLAAAYAPIRTELTPGGRLWVLGAGGPMGRMHLRRAVQRPGGPARIVATDRSGRASKWFGRVAPGVLTFLSERECGDAETLAKRLNDETAGLGFDDIVVTAPAVSAAEQAFEHLADGGVINLFAALPRGTMCAWDLTAVAHRGVRAVGTSGSSADDLRRVRDRIENGIIQPNRSVAAIGGLEAAPDALRAVAEGRFGGKVVIFPNLRAPLPLTALTDLASVLPEVASRLEWGHWSQAAEEELLRTLT